From one Cherax quadricarinatus isolate ZL_2023a chromosome 49, ASM3850222v1, whole genome shotgun sequence genomic stretch:
- the LOC128696952 gene encoding LOW QUALITY PROTEIN: RING finger protein 11-like (The sequence of the model RefSeq protein was modified relative to this genomic sequence to represent the inferred CDS: inserted 1 base in 1 codon) — MSFIKGEFCLLIPPLLQPMDHSIASQLTEEXQVKIAKRMGLITHLPCGILDGSKKSGGVIKLIDGFSVCTLSSRCIICMIDFTVGDRVKLSVCMHTYHTECIDDWIVMALLLPSCLEPVDAALLNTYGTACMCSY; from the exons atgagcttcattaaaggtgagttttgcctcctaatacctcctctcctgcagcccatggaccac TCGATAGCTTCCCAGTTGACTGAAG AGCAGGTGAAGATTGCCAAGCGCATGGGGTTAATAACACACCTACCTTGTGGAATTTTAGATGGCTCTAAGAAGAGTGGAGGAGTGATCAAACTCATTGATGGTTTTTCAGTATGCACACTGTCTTCTAG ATGTATTATCTGCATGATAGACTTCACCGTTGGTGATCGAGTAAAGCTATCTGTATGTATGCATACGTACCACACAGAGTGCATTGATGATTGGATTGTCATGGCTCTTTTGCTGCCATCATGCTTAGAACCTGTGGATGCAGCTCTGCTTAATACATATGGGACGGCCTGTATGTGCAGCTATTAG